In a genomic window of Helianthus annuus cultivar XRQ/B chromosome 10, HanXRQr2.0-SUNRISE, whole genome shotgun sequence:
- the LOC110882403 gene encoding uncharacterized protein LOC110882403 yields MGEVSSFLSRCVQSNYPTSLLPHLSPIPFTTAPKHLQPPPPLPPHPPPSAAQPSPSLITTIHRFTPPSVTHRLQPPPLPRSPPPFTPVNLLSHCHHRFNRWTTISDATPLRRNSVSNYKRSETYTCEEKFIQSDERLRPKNRGVSVPPPGNKFYLNRLHFMGDDQSDEVTVTLPELLYPVETLKQVFIATFTSDLSWFLSYCEIPAHLPLSIACHNAERCWSSSPDKRTSRPYADFPNLVVIYPQFPEASSFLVCVLVLNNILLGLVCPQGV; encoded by the exons ATGGGCGAAGTAAGTAGCTTTTTATCTAGGTGTGTTCAATCAAACTATCCTACAA GTCTTCTTCCCCATTTATCCCCAATCCCATTCACCACCGCCCCCAAACACCTGCAACCACCACCGCCATTACCACCACACCCACCGCCTTCCGCCGCTCAACCATCACCTTCCCTCATCACGACCATCCACCGATTCACACCACCGTCAGTCACCCACCGACTTCAACCACCGCCATTACCACGATCTCCACCACCATTCACACCGGTCAACCTCctcagccactgccaccaccgttTCAACCGTTGGACCACCATTTCCGACGCCACACCACTCCGCCGGAACTCTGTTTCTAATTATAAACGTAGTGAGACGTATACTTGTGAAGAGAAATTTATTCAATCGGATGAGCGTTTAAGACCAAAGAACAGGGGTGTTAGTGTTCCTCCACCAGGGAATAAGTTCTATCTAAATCGCCTTCATTTTATGGGGGATGATCAGTCGGATGAAGTTACCGTCACATTACCAGAGCTTCTTTATCCTGTTGAAACCCTTAAACAGGTTTTCATTGCAACTTTTACAAGTGATTTATCATG GTTTTTATCTTACTGTGAGATTCCTGCTCATTTACCGTTATCCATTGCTTGCCATAACGCCGAAAGGTGTTGGAGTTCAAGCCCTGACAAAAGAACCTCAAGACCTTACGCAGATTTTCCGAACTTAGTTGTTAT ATACCCACAATTTCCTGAAGCTTCCAGTTTTCTTGTTTGTGTTTTGGTACTTAACAATATTCTTCTGGGTTTGGTCTGTCCACAAGGTGTGTGA